The genomic stretch tctagattaggtttagttttaaagttagtcaaatttcgttcgaatctatgtaagtttggacgaatctaatcgaatctagttaagtttaaaatttgcgaaattttgtttgggggacgcgactggggagcgacgtcccccaaacgcggcacgaacgaaacacgtcccccaaacgctcaatccggcgcggtttggggaacggtttgggatgctctaagctcccagggttccgGCGGCCTGTGGTTGCTCCACGATGTTGGATCCACAGTCAGCGACCCAATAGTAACCGACGTTTGAGGAATGAAAACCTTGCACGACCGACCCTGGTTTCACAATTCACACTAAGAAACAATCGCCTCCACCAGCAGTCTTCACGCCAAGTCGCCAACCTCCTCCAGTTCGCCCGTCCTCACCCCTCCCCTCCCCCACAGTCCCTCTGGACCGCCGGCAACACGCTAGAGGGAGTAGGTCGCTGCTCCCCTCCCCAACCCCCTCCACCCCCAATCCCCCACACATGCGGCCTGACCTCCTGGTTGTGGGCGAGTTCGGCAGCGCCGCCATGGAGGTCGCGAGGTCGAGGGCGCCGCGTCCTGCCCCCATTGAAGTTTCGGGCCATCCATCAACAATTAGATGTTGCCGGCATGCGCCCCGACTCCAGGTCGCACCAGCCAGAGGTATGGTCTCCTCTACCTTCTCCCCTTTCCATCTTTGTTTTTCTTGGTATTATTATATAGGCAAACACGAACAAGATTACAAGATGTTAGTGGTTAGATAGATGGATCTCAATATTTTTCTTTGCATGGATTGAGCGTGATTTTGTCTGTCTAGAGTTTGAGTTCATATTTGTGTCAATGCAACATCACAGGAATAATTAATCTGGTCTAATTTGATTTGAGGTATACCTGTCCAGTAGTTTCACCAAACCTAGAATTGTGCACTGTAATGATAGCTTATTTATATGTATTAATCCATGGCCCTCTACTCTTTGCCCGATTGAAGCCCAACATGTGGTCAACAATATTCCATCAAGTTATAATtgccctttttattttcttctcaaTTGTTTAGCGCGATTGTGACAATGTACAAATATTTGGTTCTTTGAGCTACATATTAGGACCTCGACCCACTTGATGATGTTTTCAGTAGTTAAGAAGAACTGAAATTTTTTAGTAGTTGTGAGATCTGGATTTGCTGATGCGGCATCTTGCAGGTGTATTGTGTTTGCTGCTCGGTCCAGAACGCTCTGCGGTCTCATATTCAGAACATAACCTGATCAACATACATCTGTACTCCAAAGGAATGACCTCCAAGTACGAATACTACAAGATAGGCGAGAAGGGTTTCAACCTCAGGTTTCAGATTTGTTTGTGGCCTTTAACATTATTCAGAAGGTAGTTATTGTAGTCTTAGTGTGGTGGTTGTACGTAGCCATGCCTACGTGTAGTCCATTGCCATGTCAGTTGTTATACCTTGCTGGTGGGGCCGAAGCGCAAACAAAAAAGAGAGGAGATGTGAGATACTTTGGACTTTTCATGCCAAGAACCAAAGAAATTTTCTAATTCAAGGGACTGTAGTTCAATACCGTTATTTCATCTATGAACTGATTTACTGACGTCAATTATGTATATTTTGTTTTGCAGAATTGCTTTCTTTTTTAGTCTCTCACTTTTAACTTTGATAAGGTATTCTTATCATAGTAATACTTAACATATGTACAAGGAAGACTCATTTTGTTCATGAATATTTAGCACCAAATAAATATCGTATTGCATAGTACGAAAATCATATTGATAATGTATCTGAGATTTTAGTCCGTATGTAGTATTATTGCAGGTGGAGAGTAGATATTGGTTAACCTGAATCCGAACTTTTATCCCGCTTTCCTTGGTAGGTTTACGTTAAGTATGGAAACAACAGTTCAAAACCCAAGCCATGTATCAGGTTTATACTCCTGTTATAGAAATGGAGTCAATGGGTAGACTTGATAAGTTTGTTTCCATGACTCTTAATTCTGTTCTGAATTTTAAAGCCTTACTTTTTCCCCATATAATCTGATGGAAGATCAGGCTCTTTTAATTTAAGTATACATAATATGCTCTTACTGGAGTCCTTCTAGACCTGAAAAAATGGTCTAAATTGGAAGTTTGATTTATATGTAACTGAGGTGAAATATGTTCTTATGGTTAGTCATTGTTGATTTATTTATTTTCCATTTAAAAGAGGTGGATTACACTTCTTTGAGAGTTAGTAGATGACTCCCTAGGCACAAGCTTGTTTTGTTCCAGTTAACACATTCTAAGAAAACGCATCAGCTAAACATAAACTCGAGGAATATAAGAATTTAGGTGTTTCATTGCATAAGGTTTCTATTGGCCTGTTTGTAAAATGCTTACAACTTTTGTTGACTATCTGTAAAATTCTTACAACTTTTGTTGACTATCTATCCATAACTTTATTAGGGTTGAATTCCAAATCAAGTTATTTTAAAAGCCTTCCGTGAATTATGCTTGGCTAGCTGTACTACATTACAATATTGCTTGCTCTGCTGAAGTACGAACTCTACACAGGAAAGCAGTAAGCATCTATTTTTCCGGTACCATAACTAAGAGAGCAAGAACAAAGTCTCTAGGGTTATATGATATTCATTATGACATTTGTGTTGCTTTGCTGGGTATAACTTAATTAGTGCATCCTTCCTCTTTTCTATAAACTTATTTCTTCAGATCGACATGGTTTATTTTCGTATCTGATTTGATGCACACAAGAACTATGCCTATGGTTTGTGCAGGAAGGGCCTGAAGTAGTTGCAATTGAGTCACTTGACATACATGTGTACAAGTTTGATCCCAGACGGTGGGGAGATTTGGCGTGCTCAGCGGTGTGCCATTGGAAAAGATTCAGACCGGCTCTGCTGGAGGTTTTAATGCTATGTGCAGACATGGTCTTTTGACTTTCTAAATTTGGACAAGTTTTTGTAGGTGAGTGATTTTTGTGCCCTATGGCTGGAAGCGTCCTGATAATGCACAATGTGCTAATGCAAATCATTTGTTAAAAAAGCGCTAAACTCTTAAGTAGTTGCTTAGGGTTCGCTCAGCACTTAAACAGATGCTTAGTTATGCTTTTCTGAACAATGATTGAAATAAACCTTATTTTTTATACATCGTTTTCTCTTTTATCTGAAGTTTCGTTCATACAGTATCTTTTTATATGTTGCCATTGACTTTCGATATACAAGAAGTGCAGGCCATTTTGCTTCCTTCAGATCGTCACTGTCTGTGATTGCATAGCTGTGTATGGATTACAAAGAAAATCATTTTATGCATCGTGGCACCTAGCTTATTGTACCGACTGTCTTCACATGGTGAAACTTCCGCAATCACTGAAGTCTTTATAGTAGAATTCTTTCAAGTTCATGTTATAGTGACGAGCAAATACTGTAAAATGCATGTATATCTAGGTTAGATATTTTGTTATCCATAAATTTAACTGAGCATAGAAAGAACATACTAGAACAGAGCAGTTTTTGTGTAATACTGTTATCTTCAAGTGAACTGAATCTTTAGTGTCAAGGCCTAATTGTTCGACATTTAGTTAGTTGCACATAATAATGCATTTATGTCTGTTAGGATACGTAATTGCGGCCGCCTGAAACCTTGCTTCCCTTCTCTCAGTTTATCACACTCCCTTAACCACCTTGATCTAGCTGAAACTGCTAATTGGTTACAAAACTGCAAATCCCTAAatagcactaagctcccagggttgggtGCTCTGCAAGTCCTTCTCGCGGGCCCCACCTCGTGCGCTTGCGTGTCACTGTGTTTCAGCGTCTAGGGTCGCATGTACATGACGTGTTAGCCGGGAGAATGCTCGCGAGGTCGGTTTTGAGATGCTTTTGACAGGGGCTTCGGTCTTCCTCTGCCTTCCCTGTTCTTTTGTTGCAGCGGAGGGATTCACTGAGAGTTGCGGCGGTGCGTGCGGATTTGGGTGGCGGCTGTTCTTTCAGGCGGTCACTTCCAAGGAAATAGTAAAAGGTATTGTATTGAAATCCACTTAGACATTGTATTAACTAATGATTTTCctatctttttgtgttttttctGCCACGCATGCATAAGCATTCCTCACTTTCAGCTCTATATGAAAAGCTTGAAGGGATAATTCATCCCAATCAACTTGATTAAATTGATCTACAGGAAATTCTAAGCTTTTTTCGTAAAGGGGAAAAACCCCAGCCCCTGCATCAAGAAACTCTTAAGGTGACAACGGCTTTGATACTATTTATGTAAAACCTTTGAATTAAATATTTGACTGTACAAATTAATTCCTTACTCACCACAGCTAGGAGCTTGCAGTTGAACAGAATAGGAATATCCTGACGGTTAAACCAGCATCTATGCCATCCTATGTTTTATGAGCATGTAATTATTTTATTTGAAAGTAATATTCAAACATGCTTCCATAGATTATGATGTCCATTGGGACGTGTGAATGCTCTCATCATAGGATAATGAACTAACTGTTTCGATTTCAGAAATTTTGTTGGAATGCATTTTGTTTCAAATCATGTGCTTGCTAAAGCAAACACAGgcattataccctatataaaggCTGGCTATTTTAGAACGCTGTTATTGATTCATGCACTG from Lolium rigidum isolate FL_2022 chromosome 4, APGP_CSIRO_Lrig_0.1, whole genome shotgun sequence encodes the following:
- the LOC124707627 gene encoding uncharacterized protein LOC124707627 isoform X2, yielding MRPDLLVVGEFGSAAMEVARSRAPRPAPIEVSGHPSTIRCCRHAPRLQVAPARGVLCLLLGPERSAVSYSEHNLINIHLYSKGMTSKYEYYKIGEKGFNLRKGLK
- the LOC124707627 gene encoding uncharacterized protein LOC124707627 isoform X1; the encoded protein is MRPDLLVVGEFGSAAMEVARSRAPRPAPIEVSGHPSTIRCCRHAPRLQVAPARGVLCLLLGPERSAVSYSEHNLINIHLYSKGMTSKYEYYKIGEKGFNLRVEFQIKLF